In Chryseobacterium oranimense, a single window of DNA contains:
- a CDS encoding trigger factor — protein MKVTAQNHDDVSALLTVTLEKSDYKEKVEKQLINYAKNAQVPGFRKGKVPLSMVKKQYEAGIAFEEINKQVSDALNNYVNENKLRLVGQPVPQPVNELDYNADKIEVAFEVGYEPEFTIDLAKYEAPHYKVEASDKEITKSIENMQRRFAEQVPQDKITKDSYIALEISQVVEEDAEGEHHHHPKNVTITAENKEAFKLVKSLKMDGSVKVSKETLAGDEELAKELGFSKEEVEHLHHAEVEVKVKDFYSLNLAELNQELFDKVYGEGTIKSEEELKEKVKSELDEYFQQNADVHYVNKVLEQVTEKEEVKLPENFLVKWLLFSNQNIQSEEQAKEILNAEKSQLRYQIIEGKLMTDNEIKLDYADVLAQAEQLVRNQLAIYGIHHLGDEEIQKYAVEMLKDQEQVRQISSEVAMAKLKDVILEKASKKETKISHDEFLEELKK, from the coding sequence ATGAAGGTTACCGCACAAAACCATGATGACGTAAGTGCATTACTTACAGTGACATTGGAAAAATCTGACTACAAAGAAAAAGTAGAAAAGCAGTTGATTAATTATGCTAAAAATGCGCAAGTTCCTGGTTTCAGAAAAGGGAAAGTGCCTTTGAGTATGGTTAAAAAACAATATGAAGCAGGTATTGCATTCGAAGAAATCAACAAACAGGTTTCTGACGCATTGAACAACTATGTTAACGAAAACAAATTAAGATTAGTTGGTCAGCCTGTTCCTCAGCCAGTAAACGAACTAGATTACAACGCTGACAAAATTGAAGTTGCTTTCGAGGTAGGATATGAGCCTGAATTCACTATAGATTTAGCTAAATATGAAGCACCTCATTATAAAGTAGAAGCTTCTGACAAAGAAATCACGAAGAGCATTGAGAACATGCAGAGACGTTTTGCAGAGCAGGTTCCTCAGGATAAAATCACTAAAGATTCTTATATAGCTTTGGAAATTTCTCAGGTTGTAGAAGAAGATGCTGAAGGAGAACACCACCACCATCCGAAGAACGTTACCATTACTGCTGAAAACAAAGAGGCTTTCAAATTGGTAAAATCTTTAAAAATGGACGGTTCTGTAAAAGTATCTAAAGAAACTCTTGCAGGTGATGAAGAACTGGCTAAAGAATTAGGTTTCTCTAAAGAAGAAGTTGAGCACTTACACCACGCTGAAGTAGAAGTTAAAGTAAAAGATTTCTATTCATTGAACCTGGCTGAGCTTAATCAGGAATTATTCGACAAAGTATACGGCGAAGGAACAATCAAATCTGAAGAAGAGCTTAAAGAAAAAGTAAAATCAGAATTGGATGAGTACTTCCAGCAGAATGCTGATGTTCACTATGTGAATAAAGTATTGGAGCAGGTTACTGAAAAAGAAGAAGTAAAACTTCCTGAAAATTTCCTTGTAAAATGGTTATTGTTCTCTAACCAGAATATCCAGTCTGAAGAGCAGGCTAAAGAAATTCTTAATGCAGAGAAGAGTCAGCTAAGATACCAGATCATTGAAGGTAAATTAATGACGGATAACGAGATTAAATTAGACTATGCTGATGTATTGGCACAGGCTGAGCAGTTGGTAAGAAACCAGTTGGCAATCTACGGAATCCACCACCTAGGCGACGAAGAAATCCAGAAATATGCTGTTGAAATGTTGAAAGATCAGGAGCAGGTAAGACAAATTTCTTCTGAAGTAGCTATGGCTAAACTGAAAGATGTAATTCTTGAAAAAGCGTCTAAAAAAGAAACTAAAATTTCTCACGACGAGTTTTTAGAAGAACTTAAGAAATAA
- a CDS encoding DUF3109 family protein: MIQIDDKLISEDVFSEEFVCNLSKCKGACCVEGDVGAPLDKDELEILDSIFDKIKPYLTQEGIKALEEQGTWTTDPMDGMYVTPMVEDRECAYVTFDEKGITKCGIEKAYEDGAVDWQKPISCHLYPIRVTEYSTFTALNYHEWSVCSDACTLGKELQVPVYKFLKTPLTRKYGEDFYNVLCEAADEWKAAYGS, translated from the coding sequence ATGATTCAGATAGACGATAAATTGATTTCAGAGGATGTATTTTCCGAAGAATTTGTTTGCAACCTTTCGAAATGTAAAGGTGCATGTTGTGTGGAAGGAGATGTAGGTGCTCCGCTAGATAAGGACGAACTTGAGATTTTAGACAGTATTTTTGATAAAATAAAGCCGTACCTTACCCAGGAAGGCATCAAAGCCCTTGAAGAGCAAGGCACATGGACCACTGATCCTATGGACGGAATGTACGTTACGCCTATGGTGGAGGACCGCGAATGTGCTTATGTAACTTTTGATGAAAAAGGAATCACAAAATGTGGCATTGAAAAAGCTTATGAAGATGGCGCTGTAGACTGGCAAAAACCTATTTCCTGCCACCTATACCCGATCCGTGTTACGGAATATTCTACTTTTACTGCCCTGAACTACCACGAGTGGAGTGTGTGCAGCGATGCCTGTACGCTTGGAAAAGAGCTGCAGGTTCCTGTCTACAAATTCCTGAAAACTCCGCTGACCAGGAAGTACGGCGAAGATTTTTACAATGTTCTGTGCGAAGCTGCCGATGAATGGAAAGCCGCTTATGGCTCTTAA